In Acinetobacter sp. TGL-Y2, a genomic segment contains:
- a CDS encoding DUF924 family protein, which produces MNYQQVLDFWFDEENKEFWFAKSDDFDLEIEEKFGHTVQQAMQCELWTWRETAEGRLAEIIVLDQFSRNLFRDHPAAFAQDPLALSLAQEAIGLGLDLNLSPEQRSFMYMPFMHSESKIIHQQALSLFEALANPVNLDFEKKHKVIIDRFGRYPHRNVILERESTLDEISFLKQPNSSF; this is translated from the coding sequence ATGAATTATCAGCAAGTACTCGACTTTTGGTTTGATGAAGAAAATAAAGAATTTTGGTTTGCCAAAAGCGATGATTTTGACTTAGAAATTGAAGAAAAATTTGGTCATACAGTACAACAAGCCATGCAATGTGAACTTTGGACTTGGCGTGAAACAGCCGAAGGTCGTTTAGCTGAAATTATTGTACTGGATCAATTTTCTCGTAATTTGTTTCGTGACCATCCTGCTGCATTTGCCCAAGATCCATTGGCACTGTCTTTGGCGCAAGAAGCGATTGGTTTGGGCTTAGATCTAAATTTAAGCCCTGAACAGCGCTCGTTCATGTATATGCCGTTTATGCATAGCGAATCTAAAATCATTCATCAGCAAGCTTTAAGTTTATTTGAAGCGTTGGCAAATCCTGTGAACTTAGATTTTGAAAAAAAACATAAAGTGATTATTGACCGTTTTGGGCGCTACCCACACCGCAATGTCATTTTAGAACGTGAATCTACCCTAGATGAAATCAGCTTTTTGAAGCAACCCAATAGCAGCTTCTAA
- the parE gene encoding DNA topoisomerase IV subunit B, translated as MSQYTAQSLEVLSGLDPVRRRPGMYTDTTRPNHLAQEVIDNSVDEALAGHANKITVTVYKDGSLSVEDNGRGMPVDIHPEYGQSGIEIIMTKLHAGGKFSTDNYQFSGGLHGVGISVVNALSNRVEVEVQRQGNLYKMAFEHGEAVSGLEVFEGKAPKRASGTMVHFWPDVKYFDSPKFALKALKHNLKAKAVLAAGLQINYIDQINDEKIVWQFENGLVDYLMDELEDREIIPAPAFVATGNAERASAEFAICWNAEGGEQIQESYVNLIPTAQGGTHVNGLRSGVTDAMREFCELRNLLPRNLKLAAEDVWDGVNYILSLKFQEPQFSGQTKERLSSREASGVVLNIAKDAFALWLNQNSETAMQLAELVIAKAGRRLKAAKKVERKKIVAGPTLPGKLSDCVGHDLDQSELFIVEGDSAGGSAKQARDKNFQAIMPIRGKILNTWEVSSDEVLASQEVHNIAIAIGVDPGSDDLSELRYGKVCILADADSDGLHIATLLCALFVKHFPTLVEAGHLYVAMPPLYRIDDNKDVHYALDDAELEGILKKVKSKSPQITRFKGLGEMNASQLRETTLDPNTRRLVQLDLDDSHFTAGLLDKLLAKKRSGDRKEWLEQKGNLADIIV; from the coding sequence GTGTCTCAATATACGGCTCAATCACTTGAAGTTTTATCTGGTTTAGATCCGGTACGTCGCCGTCCCGGCATGTATACAGATACCACTCGCCCAAACCATTTGGCGCAAGAGGTTATTGATAACTCGGTCGATGAAGCACTGGCTGGACACGCCAACAAAATTACCGTGACAGTCTATAAAGATGGCTCATTGTCTGTGGAAGACAATGGTCGTGGTATGCCGGTTGATATTCACCCTGAATATGGTCAGAGTGGTATTGAAATCATTATGACTAAACTGCATGCCGGTGGTAAATTTAGCACTGATAACTACCAATTTTCGGGTGGTTTGCATGGTGTGGGCATTTCGGTGGTCAACGCCCTGTCGAACCGTGTTGAGGTTGAAGTTCAGCGTCAAGGCAACCTGTACAAAATGGCTTTTGAGCATGGTGAGGCGGTTTCTGGACTTGAAGTGTTTGAAGGCAAAGCACCAAAACGTGCTTCGGGTACAATGGTTCACTTTTGGCCCGATGTAAAATATTTTGATTCTCCAAAATTTGCCTTAAAAGCCTTAAAACATAATTTAAAAGCCAAAGCTGTGTTAGCAGCAGGCTTGCAAATCAATTATATTGACCAAATTAACGATGAAAAAATCGTATGGCAGTTTGAAAATGGTCTGGTCGATTATTTGATGGATGAACTGGAAGATCGTGAGATTATTCCAGCGCCTGCTTTTGTGGCAACGGGAAATGCAGAGCGTGCCAGTGCTGAATTTGCGATTTGTTGGAATGCGGAAGGCGGCGAACAAATTCAGGAAAGTTATGTGAACCTGATTCCAACAGCGCAAGGCGGTACGCATGTGAACGGCTTACGTTCAGGTGTCACCGATGCGATGCGTGAGTTTTGTGAGCTGCGCAATCTGTTGCCACGTAACTTAAAGCTTGCAGCAGAAGATGTTTGGGATGGTGTGAACTATATTCTGTCGCTTAAGTTCCAAGAGCCACAGTTTTCGGGTCAAACCAAAGAGCGACTTTCGAGCCGTGAAGCGTCTGGTGTGGTGCTCAATATTGCCAAAGATGCCTTTGCGCTGTGGCTGAACCAAAACTCTGAAACTGCGATGCAACTTGCGGAACTGGTGATTGCTAAGGCAGGTCGCCGTTTAAAAGCTGCGAAAAAAGTTGAACGTAAGAAGATTGTGGCAGGTCCGACTTTGCCGGGTAAATTGTCAGACTGCGTCGGACATGACCTAGATCAGTCTGAATTGTTTATTGTGGAAGGGGATTCTGCGGGTGGTTCAGCCAAACAGGCGCGTGATAAGAACTTTCAAGCGATTATGCCAATTCGCGGTAAAATTTTAAATACCTGGGAGGTGTCGTCAGACGAAGTCTTGGCCTCTCAAGAAGTACACAACATCGCGATTGCGATTGGGGTTGATCCAGGTTCAGATGACTTGTCTGAACTGCGTTATGGTAAGGTTTGTATCCTTGCCGATGCGGACTCTGACGGTCTACATATTGCGACTTTGCTCTGTGCACTGTTCGTTAAGCATTTCCCGACCTTGGTTGAGGCTGGACATTTGTATGTGGCGATGCCGCCTTTATATCGTATCGATGACAATAAAGATGTGCACTATGCGCTGGATGATGCCGAACTTGAAGGAATTCTAAAGAAAGTCAAAAGCAAATCTCCGCAAATTACCCGATTTAAAGGTTTGGGTGAGATGAACGCCAGTCAACTTCGTGAAACGACCTTAGATCCGAATACACGTCGTTTAGTGCAATTGGATTTAGATGATAGCCACTTTACGGCGGGACTATTGGATAAATTATTGGCCAAAAAACGTTCAGGTGACCGGAAAGAATGGTTAGAACAAAAAGGGAATTTGGCAGATATTATTGTCTAA
- a CDS encoding disulfide bond formation protein B yields MYWNNYRVISGLLFLASVTGMAFALYLEHVQGLDPCPLCIFQRVGLMGLGIISLIAFLHNPIGNGFKRGYAFLGTLSILWSVGVAARHVWLQNLPPDQVPSCGPGLDYWLDTLPMKSVFEQVLKGSGECAVVDWTLFGQSLPVWSLAFFAVLTVISLWQMLRKYP; encoded by the coding sequence ATGTACTGGAATAATTATCGCGTGATCAGTGGTTTGTTATTTTTAGCCAGTGTCACTGGCATGGCGTTTGCGTTGTATCTTGAACATGTGCAAGGTTTAGATCCTTGTCCATTGTGTATTTTTCAACGGGTCGGATTGATGGGACTGGGGATCATTTCACTGATTGCCTTTTTACATAATCCGATTGGCAATGGCTTTAAACGTGGCTATGCATTTTTAGGTACGCTTTCAATATTGTGGTCAGTGGGTGTGGCCGCACGTCATGTGTGGTTACAGAACTTGCCACCAGATCAAGTTCCGAGTTGTGGTCCTGGTTTGGATTATTGGCTCGATACTTTGCCGATGAAATCTGTATTTGAACAAGTGCTGAAAGGTTCGGGTGAGTGTGCAGTCGTAGATTGGACTTTATTCGGTCAATCACTTCCTGTTTGGTCATTGGCTTTCTTTGCTGTGTTAACAGTGATTAGCCTGTGGCAAATGTTGCGTAAATATCCTTAA
- a CDS encoding metal-dependent hydrolase, translating to MFIAHLPSGYILAKLLEKKFRHNLLSKKVFFIVVMMGAVFPDIDLFYFYLFDNRSVHHHKYFLHWFSFWIPIFLISYFCFKRSVYASQFALMTMLFSGAALLHICLDTFVGDVWLFAPFIDRAYVFFEVTSRYQPWWLNFILHWSFVVELLIGLIAIWMYWKDRE from the coding sequence ATGTTTATTGCACATTTACCATCAGGCTATATTTTAGCGAAATTATTAGAAAAAAAATTTAGACACAACCTGCTCAGTAAAAAAGTCTTTTTCATCGTTGTGATGATGGGAGCAGTATTCCCAGATATTGATCTGTTCTATTTCTATCTTTTTGACAATAGATCCGTACATCATCATAAATACTTTTTACATTGGTTTTCTTTTTGGATTCCCATATTTTTAATTTCTTATTTTTGTTTTAAACGATCAGTTTACGCTAGTCAGTTTGCATTGATGACAATGCTATTTTCTGGCGCAGCGCTTTTACATATATGCCTCGATACATTTGTAGGTGATGTTTGGCTGTTTGCACCGTTTATTGATAGAGCTTATGTTTTTTTTGAGGTGACTTCACGTTACCAACCTTGGTGGTTAAACTTTATTTTACATTGGTCTTTTGTTGTTGAATTGCTGATCGGTTTAATCGCCATTTGGATGTATTGGAAAGATCGAGAATAG
- the urtB gene encoding urea ABC transporter permease subunit UrtB, producing the protein MLFRTQFAVFILILSQLFLVNAAQAQSSENTLTPSAVAHEQPLTSAVGSGDAIQQFVRADFAQRRDMLNNWPASIEDLDKLVAYIDQNQLYTDGSGQTYILKGEDQLLSYPNEQAIATWPADLSQVTLVNTLRKALSFGQAKIKLKSEEASQRLEAIDILENNLTEIDVNMVNQLYVKETHNKVKARLAQLKACLDYESSDLATKIQAAQILKESNRPEVLALVEQELTQPNLNPELKAILVEAKGSIKTKLQASEWTGHVFSGFSTASILLLAALGLAITYGLLGVINMAHGELIMIGAYTTYVIQSLFKTHLAAYVDWYLIIAIPAAFLVSALIGMLIERTIIRPLYGRQLETLLATFGVSLILMQLVRMVFGAQNVEVSNISWLSGGISLTPSLMLPYNRIAIIGFTIAVLLLLVYLLNKTRFGLFVRAVTQNRQMARAVGIRSSRIDMLAFGLGSGLAGLAGCALAQVGNVGPDLGQNYIIDAFLVVVVGGVGQVWGAVLAALGLGISGTVLEIGMGAVLAKIILLVLVILFIQKRPQGLFAIKGRFVE; encoded by the coding sequence ATGCTTTTTCGAACGCAATTTGCTGTTTTTATCTTGATCTTGTCTCAACTTTTTCTCGTGAATGCTGCTCAAGCGCAGTCTTCAGAAAATACTTTAACACCATCGGCAGTTGCTCATGAACAACCCCTCACATCTGCTGTTGGTTCAGGAGATGCGATTCAACAATTCGTTCGAGCAGACTTTGCCCAGCGTCGAGATATGCTAAACAACTGGCCAGCCAGCATTGAAGACTTAGACAAGTTGGTGGCTTATATCGATCAGAACCAGCTCTATACCGATGGCTCAGGCCAGACGTATATTTTAAAAGGCGAAGATCAATTGCTTAGCTATCCAAATGAGCAAGCCATTGCCACTTGGCCAGCAGATTTGTCTCAAGTGACCTTGGTCAATACGCTACGTAAGGCACTCAGCTTTGGTCAAGCAAAAATAAAATTAAAATCTGAAGAAGCTTCGCAGCGTTTAGAAGCGATTGATATTTTAGAAAATAATCTGACCGAAATTGATGTAAATATGGTTAATCAACTGTATGTCAAAGAAACACATAATAAAGTGAAAGCACGTTTAGCACAGTTAAAAGCGTGTTTAGATTACGAAAGCTCAGACCTTGCAACCAAAATTCAGGCTGCACAGATTTTAAAAGAATCCAATCGTCCTGAAGTATTGGCTTTGGTGGAACAAGAACTGACACAGCCGAATTTAAATCCAGAATTAAAAGCCATTTTAGTGGAAGCAAAAGGCAGCATTAAAACCAAGCTTCAAGCCAGCGAATGGACAGGGCATGTGTTTTCAGGATTCAGTACCGCGAGTATTTTACTGCTTGCTGCGCTGGGTCTTGCGATTACCTATGGTTTGCTGGGAGTCATTAATATGGCGCATGGCGAACTGATCATGATAGGTGCTTACACCACTTACGTCATTCAAAGTTTATTTAAAACGCATCTAGCAGCTTATGTCGATTGGTACTTAATTATTGCCATTCCTGCAGCATTTTTGGTCAGTGCCTTAATTGGCATGTTGATTGAACGCACTATTATTCGCCCGCTTTATGGTCGTCAGCTTGAAACGCTTTTAGCCACATTTGGTGTCAGTTTGATTTTGATGCAATTGGTTCGCATGGTGTTTGGGGCACAAAATGTAGAAGTATCGAATATCTCTTGGTTGTCGGGTGGGATTTCACTGACCCCAAGCTTGATGCTGCCGTATAACCGAATTGCAATCATTGGCTTCACCATTGCTGTTCTGCTTTTACTGGTTTATTTACTGAATAAAACCCGTTTTGGTTTGTTTGTCCGTGCAGTCACGCAAAACCGTCAAATGGCGCGTGCTGTCGGCATCCGTTCTAGTCGTATTGATATGCTGGCATTTGGCTTAGGTTCTGGTCTTGCCGGTCTTGCAGGCTGTGCTTTGGCGCAGGTGGGTAATGTCGGACCAGATTTGGGTCAAAACTACATTATTGATGCATTCCTTGTGGTCGTCGTAGGTGGTGTTGGTCAAGTGTGGGGTGCCGTTCTTGCAGCACTCGGTTTAGGCATTAGTGGCACAGTGCTTGAAATTGGCATGGGTGCAGTCCTTGCCAAAATTATTCTGTTGGTTCTTGTGATTTTGTTTATTCAAAAACGCCCACAAGGTTTGTTTGCCATCAAAGGCCGTTTTGTGGAGTAA
- the urtA gene encoding urea ABC transporter substrate-binding protein encodes MFQQKLFSKTLLLAAMMGSLVLTGCSKPAEKTAETQSETKAAANDGDTIKVGILHSLSGTMAISETSLKDTALMTINEINANGGVLGKKLEPVVVDPASDWPLFAEKARQLITQEKVAVIFGAWTSVSRKSVLPVVEELNGLLFYPVQYEGQEQSKNIFYTGAAPNQQAIPAVEYLMSEEGGKAQRFVLLGTDYVYPRTTNKILRAFLKSKGIADADILEEYTPFGHSNYQTIVGNIKKFSAGKKTAVISTINGDSNVPFYRELGNQGIKAADLPVMAFSVGEEELRGIDTKPLVGHLAAWNYFMSVKNPTNTKFIEKYKQFAVEYKLPNADKVVTNDPMEATYVGINMWKQAVEKAGTTDVDKVRAAMAGQTFTAPSGYTLKMDESNHHLHKPVMIGEIRADGQFDVVYKTPNVIKAEPWSPYIPK; translated from the coding sequence ATGTTTCAACAAAAATTATTCTCAAAAACATTACTCTTAGCAGCAATGATGGGGAGCCTTGTATTGACAGGCTGTTCAAAGCCAGCCGAAAAAACAGCAGAAACCCAATCTGAAACTAAGGCGGCAGCGAATGATGGCGATACCATTAAAGTGGGTATTCTGCATTCGCTTTCTGGAACAATGGCCATTTCTGAAACATCATTAAAAGATACAGCTTTAATGACGATCAATGAAATCAATGCCAATGGCGGTGTTTTGGGTAAGAAACTTGAACCTGTCGTGGTCGATCCCGCATCGGATTGGCCTTTATTTGCTGAAAAAGCACGACAACTCATTACCCAAGAAAAAGTCGCGGTGATTTTTGGTGCATGGACATCGGTATCACGTAAATCTGTGCTGCCTGTAGTAGAAGAGCTTAATGGGCTCTTATTCTATCCTGTGCAATACGAAGGTCAGGAACAGTCTAAAAATATTTTCTATACAGGTGCTGCACCGAACCAACAAGCCATTCCTGCAGTTGAATATTTAATGAGCGAAGAAGGCGGTAAAGCACAGCGCTTTGTGCTCCTTGGAACAGATTACGTTTACCCGCGGACTACCAATAAAATTTTGCGTGCTTTTTTAAAGTCGAAAGGCATTGCAGATGCAGACATTTTGGAAGAGTACACGCCCTTTGGGCACAGCAACTATCAAACCATTGTAGGCAACATCAAGAAATTCTCTGCGGGTAAAAAGACTGCGGTGATCTCGACCATCAATGGTGATTCAAACGTGCCGTTCTACCGTGAACTCGGTAATCAAGGGATTAAAGCTGCTGATCTTCCAGTCATGGCATTTTCTGTGGGTGAAGAAGAGCTACGCGGCATTGACACCAAACCACTGGTGGGACATTTGGCGGCATGGAACTACTTCATGTCAGTGAAGAATCCGACAAACACTAAATTTATCGAAAAATATAAACAGTTTGCCGTGGAATACAAACTTCCAAATGCAGATAAAGTTGTGACCAATGACCCAATGGAAGCGACCTATGTCGGCATTAACATGTGGAAGCAAGCCGTTGAAAAAGCCGGCACAACGGATGTCGACAAAGTACGTGCAGCGATGGCTGGTCAAACTTTCACTGCACCATCGGGTTATACCTTGAAAATGGATGAAAGCAATCATCATTTACATAAGCCCGTCATGATTGGTGAAATCCGTGCTGATGGTCAGTTTGATGTGGTTTATAAAACGCCAAATGTGATTAAAGCGGAGCCGTGGAGCCCGTATATCCCGAAATAA
- the gshA gene encoding glutamate--cysteine ligase has translation MSQPEVNAPSVLPSWVDSALFKGMLRGIERESLRMQSNGFLSQKDHPRALGSALTHPHITTDYSEALMEFITPPQPSIPEALNYLKDIHAVAHQHLEDGEKLWPLSMPCMLDDEEESIRLAEYGTSNVGRFKTLYRHGLGVRYGRRMQTISGVHYNVSFPDELFEALQQHETDEALKALSLQDYRSHRYFGLIRNFIRLTPLVMFLIGASPSVCKCFMTGREHHLLPLVSGTLHLPYATALRMGRFGYQNSAQKELGIHYNHLSGYLEGLQKAVHTPYNAFSRLGLNDEQGEPIQINDHVLQIENEYYSLVRPKQVPQSGETPSDALANRGVGYVELRAVDVDPYSSIGITEDTAGFLEVLALYCLLQDSPALYAAEVDVIEQNQAEVVNRGRAPNAMIFEHDQQIEIETWANYYLAEMQPLAEALNQGLATQLYTDALLRMQKRIDEVDETLSAQVIQDTLTHNGTWSFGSMMAQQHAQSYEKHILSPEKSAYFDELAKRSLEQQQQLEQECTQSFDAYLTAYR, from the coding sequence ATGAGTCAACCTGAAGTGAACGCACCATCAGTATTACCAAGTTGGGTGGATTCTGCATTATTTAAAGGTATGTTGCGCGGCATTGAGCGTGAAAGTTTGCGTATGCAAAGCAATGGTTTTTTGTCTCAGAAAGATCATCCTCGCGCTTTAGGTTCGGCACTGACTCATCCACATATTACGACAGATTATTCTGAAGCTTTGATGGAGTTTATTACGCCGCCACAGCCAAGTATTCCAGAAGCACTCAATTATTTAAAAGATATTCATGCAGTGGCACATCAACACTTAGAAGACGGTGAAAAACTGTGGCCCTTGTCTATGCCTTGCATGTTGGATGACGAAGAAGAGAGCATTCGTTTAGCAGAATATGGTACGTCGAATGTAGGTCGCTTTAAAACACTGTATCGCCACGGTTTAGGTGTGCGTTATGGTCGCCGTATGCAGACCATTTCAGGGGTGCATTATAATGTATCTTTCCCTGATGAATTGTTTGAAGCTTTACAACAACACGAAACCGATGAAGCTTTAAAAGCACTCTCTTTACAAGACTATCGCAGTCATCGTTATTTTGGCTTAATCCGTAACTTTATTCGGTTAACGCCCTTGGTGATGTTCCTCATTGGCGCAAGTCCTTCTGTATGCAAATGCTTTATGACTGGTCGTGAACATCATTTGTTGCCTTTAGTCAGTGGAACTTTGCACCTCCCGTATGCGACTGCACTACGTATGGGACGTTTCGGTTATCAAAATTCAGCACAAAAAGAATTGGGCATTCACTACAACCATTTAAGCGGTTACTTAGAAGGTCTACAAAAGGCCGTACATACACCTTATAACGCATTTAGCCGTTTAGGGCTGAATGATGAACAAGGCGAGCCGATTCAGATCAATGATCATGTTTTGCAAATTGAAAATGAATACTACAGCTTGGTACGTCCTAAACAGGTGCCACAGTCAGGGGAAACCCCGTCTGATGCGCTGGCAAATCGCGGTGTAGGCTATGTTGAACTGCGCGCAGTTGATGTTGACCCATATAGCTCGATTGGCATTACAGAAGACACAGCGGGCTTCCTTGAAGTGCTGGCTTTGTACTGTTTATTGCAAGACAGCCCAGCTTTGTATGCTGCGGAAGTGGATGTGATTGAACAGAACCAAGCCGAAGTGGTGAATCGTGGTCGTGCGCCAAATGCCATGATTTTCGAACATGATCAGCAAATTGAAATTGAGACGTGGGCAAATTATTATCTAGCAGAGATGCAACCTCTGGCTGAAGCGCTGAATCAAGGCTTAGCAACGCAACTCTATACAGATGCATTGCTTCGTATGCAAAAGCGCATTGATGAAGTGGATGAGACGCTCTCTGCACAAGTGATTCAAGATACTCTGACCCACAATGGGACTTGGTCTTTTGGTAGTATGATGGCGCAGCAACATGCTCAAAGCTATGAAAAACATATTTTAAGCCCAGAGAAATCAGCTTATTTTGATGAGCTCGCAAAGCGTTCATTAGAACAACAACAGCAACTTGAGCAAGAATGTACGCAGAGTTTTGATGCGTATCTTACTGCATACAGATAA
- a CDS encoding DUF445 domain-containing protein — protein sequence MIPAEEHTSPNLNRSKRYAMIALMMAVLAWLALMVAAKLLPEYVWLIHILMLSAEAGVVGGLADWYAITVLFRNPFGKIPIPKFLKDHTEIIPRNKARIAESMGRFVQENFFSPQVVERTLSSTDLSLAVGQWLANPTNNSQVTQVIQQTVPKIFEFVSQEQVGRFIQANSVQWVRNTQINTLASEMIRAVLDNDFHQDVLQRGLDLAHDWMTQHPEQTQALTQTLFKELGVWKLAKGASWIGIDVQKRTIDSLIERVESMLADPEHPWRQKIESVAHDLMLQLADADSDASARLNSTKDALLDSPQVLNFISGAVVILCNAIREDLLKTDSGIAENLRVAIQQLGQNIVSNQDIRRLLNEKLSGIAINLSDQYSEKVILFISERIHEWDSREMIDKIENEVGGDLHMIRVNGVVVGAFIGLVLGIIRALVDVAF from the coding sequence ATGATCCCTGCCGAAGAACATACCTCACCCAATCTAAACCGCAGTAAACGTTATGCCATGATTGCTTTAATGATGGCGGTTTTGGCGTGGTTGGCGTTAATGGTGGCAGCCAAGCTTTTACCTGAATATGTCTGGCTGATTCATATTTTAATGTTGTCGGCTGAAGCAGGTGTCGTGGGTGGTTTGGCAGATTGGTATGCAATTACGGTGTTGTTCCGTAACCCGTTTGGTAAAATTCCAATTCCGAAGTTTCTAAAAGATCATACGGAAATTATTCCGCGTAACAAAGCGCGTATCGCTGAATCGATGGGGCGTTTTGTTCAGGAAAACTTTTTCTCTCCGCAAGTGGTCGAGCGAACATTATCCAGTACTGACTTAAGCCTTGCTGTTGGTCAGTGGCTAGCAAATCCCACGAATAATTCACAAGTCACGCAAGTGATTCAACAAACCGTACCTAAAATTTTCGAGTTTGTGAGCCAAGAACAAGTGGGTCGCTTTATACAAGCCAACAGCGTGCAATGGGTCCGTAATACCCAAATCAATACCCTTGCCAGCGAGATGATTCGTGCTGTGTTGGACAATGATTTTCATCAAGATGTTTTACAGCGTGGACTGGATTTAGCCCATGACTGGATGACGCAGCATCCTGAGCAAACCCAAGCCCTGACCCAAACCTTATTTAAAGAATTGGGAGTGTGGAAACTGGCAAAAGGTGCAAGTTGGATTGGAATTGATGTACAAAAACGGACCATCGATTCACTGATTGAGCGGGTGGAATCGATGCTGGCAGATCCTGAACATCCGTGGCGCCAAAAAATTGAAAGCGTAGCTCATGACTTGATGCTACAACTGGCAGATGCGGACAGTGACGCCAGTGCACGCTTAAATTCTACCAAGGATGCACTGCTGGATAGCCCTCAGGTGTTAAATTTTATCAGTGGTGCGGTGGTGATTTTATGCAATGCAATTCGTGAGGATTTGCTCAAAACTGATTCTGGCATTGCGGAAAATTTAAGAGTTGCAATACAACAGCTGGGGCAAAATATTGTCTCGAACCAAGACATTCGTCGCTTGCTCAATGAAAAATTAAGTGGAATTGCGATTAATTTGAGTGACCAATACAGTGAAAAAGTGATTCTGTTTATTAGCGAACGGATTCATGAGTGGGATTCACGTGAAATGATCGATAAAATTGAAAATGAAGTCGGTGGTGACCTACACATGATTCGCGTCAATGGCGTGGTGGTAGGTGCATTTATTGGTTTGGTGTTGGGGATTATCCGCGCTTTGGTGGATGTGGCTTTTTAG
- a CDS encoding YqiA/YcfP family alpha/beta fold hydrolase, with protein MNIIYLHGFQSSALSIKGQQLKQYFAENTAVTVHLPDLNQAPSQVMQQMSGLIESLEDVMLVGSSLGGFYATQLVAKYGVPAVLINPAMRPWQLFRQLFAEVEMPYQVTPNWSLDDTQLDQLAQMALPFVQDADKILVLLQQGDEVLDYREAQRYYSAGLHRALVITDSQGNHAMENFVEKIPMSFRFLSDCIK; from the coding sequence ATGAATATTATCTATCTACATGGCTTTCAAAGTAGTGCTTTATCGATTAAAGGACAACAACTAAAACAATATTTCGCAGAAAATACAGCGGTCACTGTCCATCTACCGGATTTAAATCAAGCACCCAGTCAAGTGATGCAGCAAATGTCAGGCTTGATTGAATCACTTGAAGACGTCATGTTGGTGGGAAGTAGTTTAGGTGGATTCTACGCGACGCAATTGGTCGCGAAATATGGGGTTCCTGCTGTTTTAATTAATCCAGCTATGCGACCATGGCAGCTATTTCGTCAGTTGTTTGCAGAAGTCGAGATGCCGTATCAAGTGACACCAAATTGGTCGTTGGATGATACACAACTTGATCAGTTAGCGCAGATGGCGCTGCCATTTGTGCAAGATGCAGACAAAATTTTGGTTCTACTGCAACAAGGTGACGAAGTTTTAGATTATCGTGAAGCGCAGCGTTATTATAGTGCTGGATTGCATCGGGCTTTGGTGATCACAGATTCACAAGGCAACCATGCGATGGAAAATTTCGTGGAAAAAATACCGATGTCATTTCGGTTTTTATCGGACTGCATAAAATAA
- a CDS encoding CC0125/CC1285 family lipoprotein, producing MKRSLMSLSLLAVLVLSGCATTPSKPRTFDQLGNFSSTPLNTQTYRIGFQGSSNMNFGTAEEITLLKAAQTSVLNDFSFFKVMDDPSNRNQQPPRQAVVYSTPMYGYGYGYGYRRHPAYYDPFYDMPQVVNIEPVQVSYTIQFFKDKKSAPNDAFDARLILQSLGQKYGLSPTGQVLVPQPETAVRP from the coding sequence ATGAAAAGGTCATTGATGAGTCTATCGCTACTGGCAGTATTGGTGCTGTCGGGTTGTGCGACAACGCCATCTAAACCACGTACTTTTGATCAGTTGGGAAATTTCAGTAGCACGCCTTTAAATACGCAGACCTACCGAATTGGCTTTCAAGGCTCATCCAATATGAACTTTGGCACTGCTGAAGAAATTACCCTGCTCAAAGCGGCACAAACCTCGGTTCTAAATGACTTTTCATTCTTTAAAGTAATGGATGACCCAAGCAATCGTAATCAGCAACCGCCACGTCAGGCGGTGGTTTATTCGACGCCTATGTATGGGTACGGCTATGGTTATGGCTACCGCAGACATCCGGCCTATTATGATCCGTTTTATGACATGCCCCAGGTCGTCAATATTGAGCCTGTTCAAGTGTCCTATACCATTCAATTTTTTAAAGACAAAAAATCTGCACCGAATGATGCCTTCGATGCGCGATTAATTTTACAGTCACTCGGGCAAAAGTACGGCTTAAGTCCAACAGGACAAGTGCTCGTACCACAACCTGAAACTGCTGTGCGTCCCTAA